From a region of the Malania oleifera isolate guangnan ecotype guangnan chromosome 12, ASM2987363v1, whole genome shotgun sequence genome:
- the LOC131144711 gene encoding cyclin-dependent kinase G-2 isoform X2: MAAGRHGGYRDNEFKDRESDLSRREFAFSKEEYSLRRNGNRDQERDTREKDRVRIRQKDIKEREVVNGGYRSTSSRSNSGSSGGSGGGHSSRRGFSVRAVDREPGELSSDSESDYTIDSESLVKDNNEVSKLENDTRSPLNNRKRKFSPIVWDREDKEVSHAYKSNVGMPNETLPPPLLPKAHRPSPNLIPNGVVQSSPIENSQLQISQASPVKPAVAMGSHGDGLPESPVGSSSPQQQQQQQHWGNDQEADQLEDEYYVPTTRNISASRWADESNSPADEGEISDDEQIPKRGKKILLSESSDARLNRRPLSPEIRELKRDGSDGTRAKSSDSDEGGIHGDDYPDNDFDKSDYMEIDEECDTNGNSANQSDTDCEDESNSRDTPEPVVPQRSVNMLQGCRSVDEFERLNKIDEGTYGVVYRAKDKKTGEIVALKKVKMEKEREGFPLTSLREINILLSFHNPSIVDVKEVVVGSSIDSIFMVMEYMEHDLKGLMETMKQPFSQSEVKCLMLQLLEGVKYLHDNWVLHRDLKTSNLLLNNRGELKICDFGLSRQYGSPLKPYTHLVVTLWYRAPELLLGAKQYSTAIDMWSLGCIMAELLSKQPLFNGKTEFDQLDKIFRTLGTPSETIWPGFSKLPGVKVNFVKHQYNLLRKKFPATSFTGSPVLSDSGFDLLNKLLTYDPEKRITAEAALNHEWFREVPLPKSKDFMPTFPAQHAQDRRMRRIMKSPDPLEEQRRKELQQGELGTGGLFG; this comes from the exons ATGGCGGCAGGAAGACATGGAGGTTACCGTGATAATGAATTCAAGGACCGTGAGTCTGATTTGTCGAGGCGGGAGTTTGCTTTTTCAAAAGAGGAGTACAGCCTGCGGAGAAATGGTAATCGGGATCAGGAGCGGGATACAAGAGAAAAAGATAGGGTTAGGATTCGGCAGAAGGATATCAAAGAGAGAGAAGTTGTAAATGGTGGGTACCGATCAACTTCAAGTAGAAGTAACTCTGGCAGCAGTGGTGGAAGTGGTGGTGGGCATAGTAGTCGCCGTGGATTTTCTGTTAGAGCTGTTGATCGAGAGCCAGGTGAGTTGTCTAGCGATAGTGAGTCTGATTATACCATCGACTCTGAATCACTAGTAAAAGATAATAACGAGGTTTCAAAGTTAGAGAATGACACGCGGTCACCTTTGAATAATAGAAAGAGGAAGTTTTCACCCATTGTTTGGGATAGAGAAGATAAAGAAGTAAGCCACGCTTATAAAAGCAATGTTGGAATGCCAAATGAAACTCTTCCTCCACCTCTGCTCCCTAAGGCACATCGCCCGTCACCTAATCTCATCCCAAATGGGGTTGTACAGAGTTCTCCAATTGAAAATAGTCAACTCCAGATCTCACAAGCTTCACCAGTTAAGCCTGCAGTGGCTATGGGGTCCCATGGGGATGGTCTGCCTGAATCTCCAGTAGGTTCGTCTTCTccacaacagcagcagcagcagcagcactgGGGTAATGATCAGGAAGCTGATCAGCTAGAAGATGAGTATTATGTTCCAACCACCAGGAATATATCTGCGTCTCGTTGGGCCGATGAATCCAATTCTCCAGCTGATGAGGGTGAGATTTCAGATGATGAACAAATTCCTAAAAGGGGGAAGAAAATTCTTCTTTCTGAGTCTTCAGATGCAAGATTAAATCGCAGGCCATTGAGTCCCGAAATCAGGGAGCTTAAGAGAGATGGCTCTGATGGAACAAGGGCAAAATCATCTGATTCTGATGAAGGAGGAATTCATGGAGATGATTATCCTGATAATGATTTTGATAAGAGTGACTATATGGAGATAGATGAAGAGTGTGATACTAATGGTAATAGTGCCAACCAATCAGATACAGATTGTGAGGACGAGAGTAATTCCCGTGATACGCCAGAGCCTGTGGTCCCTCAAAGAAGTGTAAATATGCTTCAGGGATGTAGAAGTGTTGATGAGTTTGAGAGATTGAACAAAATAGATGAGGGCACCTATGGTGTTGTCTACAGAGCTAAAGATAAAAAGACGGGGGAAATTGTTGCACTTAAGAAGGTGAAGatggagaaagaaagagaaggtTTTCCTTTGACTTCTTTGAGGGAAATAAatattcttctttcttttcatAATCCATCAATTGTGGATGTGAAAGAAGTTGTAGTGGGAAGCAGCATTGATAGTATTTTCATGGTCATGGAATACATGGAGCATGATCTCAAAGGACTTATGGAGACAATGAAGCAGCCATTTAGTCAGAGTGAGGTTAAATGCTTAATGCTCCAGTTATTGGAGGGTGTCAAGTATCTTCATGATAATTGGGTGCTTCACAGAGATTTGAAAACATCAAATTTGCTTTTGAATAATCGGGGTGAGTTAAAGATTTGTGATTTTGGTTTGTCTCGTCAATATGGGAGCCCATTGAAACCATATACTCATTTGGTGGTTACTCTATGGTACAG GGCACCTGAACTACTGTTGGGAGCTAAACAATACTCAACAGCGATTGATATGTGGTCACTGGGTTGTATTATGGCTGAATTGTTATCTAAGCAACCACTGTTTAATGGGAAAACTGAATTTGATCAGCTTGACAAG ATCTTCAGAACTCTTGGTACCCCAAGTGAGACGATTTGGCCTGGGTTTTCCAAATTACCTGGAGTGAAGGTCAATTTTGTCAAGCACCA GTATAACCTATTACGTAAAAAGTTTCCTGCTACCTCGTTCACTGGATCTCCTGTTCTCTCTGATTCTGGATTTGACTTATTGAACAAACTTCTAACTTACGACCCTGAGAAG CGGATAACTGCCGAAGCTGCTCTTAACCATGAGTGGTTCCGTGAAGTACCTCTTCCCAAGTCTAAAGATTTTATGCCTACTTTTCCTGCTCAGCATGCTCAAGACCG GCGTATGCGGAGAATAATGAAGAGTCCAGATCCATTAGAAGAGCAGCGTAGAAAGGAGCTGCAGCAAGGGGAGTTGGGAACGGGGGGTTTGTTTGGTTAA
- the LOC131144712 gene encoding uncharacterized protein LOC131144712 isoform X2, translating into METIPLLHIEQTHEAEQGQEEGKEEGNDKEDTHLDQTLHGLESFLGLLGFNQSSVLSFALSWAAFLLIGVVLPVVALELSHCSGCEKYQIKDFELDIVLSQACLAVVSLLCLSHSLRKYGIRKFLFVDRSAGEMTQFSDEYVRKISDSIRLLILWILPCFLLKTGREVIRIFYVHHEAQWQSIAILLALVVSWTYVTAISLSASILFHLVCNLQVIHFDDYGKLLERECDVFVYMKEHIRLRHHLSKISHRFRIYLLLEFLVVTASQFVTLFQTTGYRGIITFVNGGDFAVSSIVQVVEIILCLHAATKISHRAQSIASLASRWHALVTCSSIEASQLRVSNSVGNLEAANLLTSLYKNYSESDLESLDYAAIPTTTHFTSYISSYHRRQAFVMYLQANPGGITIFGWTVDRALINTIFFIELSLVTFVLGKTIVFTSR; encoded by the exons ATGGAAACAATTCCTCTGCTTCACATAGAGCAAACCCACGAAGCagagcaaggacaagaagaaggaaaagaagagggcAACGATAAGGAAGACACTCATCTGGATCAAACCCTTCATGGGTTAGAGTCGTTCCTGGGTTTGCTTGGCTTCAACCAGTCCTCTGTGCTGAGCTTTGCCCTCTCGTGGGCTGCATTTCTGCTCATAGGCGTTGTGCTTCCAGTGGTTGCTCTGGAGCTCTCCCACTGCTCGGGATGCGAGAAGTACCAGATCAAAGACTTCGAGCTCGACATCGTGCTCTCGCAGGCGTGCCTCGCCGTTGTTTCTCTGCTCTGCCTTTCCCACAGCCTTCGCAAGTATGGGATTCGGAAGTTCCTCTTTGTGGATCGCAGCGCCGGCGAGATGACCCAGTTCTCCGACGAGTATGTTCGGAAGATTTCG GATTCTATACGCTTGCTTATATTGTGGATACTGCCATGTTTTCTTCTCAAGACTGGACGTGAGGTCATCCGCATTTTCTATGTGCATCATGAGGCACAGTGGCAGTCCATTGCCATTTTACTGGCTTTGGTTGTGTCATGGACTTACGTGACTGCAATCTCTTTATCAGCCAGCATTTTGTTTCACTTGGTCTGCAACTTGCAAGTTATCCACTTTGATGACTATGGGAAGTTGCTGGAAAGGGAATGCGATGTTTTTGTATATATGAAGGAGCACATACGTTTGCGGCATCATTTATCTAAGATCAGCCATAGGTTCCGAATTTATCTTCTTCTAGAGTTCTTGGTTGTCACGGCAAGCCAATTTGTGACTCTATTCCAGACCACTGGTTATAGGGGAATAATTACTTTTGTAAATGGCGGTGATTTTGCA GTTTCCTCAATTGTTCAAGTAGTGGAAATTATTCTTTGCTTGCATGCAGCTACAAAAATTTCTCATAGGGCCCAAAGCATTGCATCGCTTGCAAGTAGATGGCATGCTTTGGTAACATGCAGTTCAATTGAGGCATCTCAATTGAGGGTTTCAAACAGTGTGGGAAACTTGGAGGCTGCTAACCTGTTGACCTCATTGTACAAAAACTACTCAGAAAGTGACCTAGAGTCATTGGACTATGCTGCTATTCCTACAACTACACATTTCACTTCTTATATATCCTCATACCACAGGAGACAAGCGTTTG TGATGTATTTGCAGGCAAATCCAGGGGGAATCACTATTTTCGGATGGACAGTTGATCGGGCTCTAATCAACACGATATTCTTTATCGAACTCTCGCTGGTTACCTTTGTGCTTGGGAAGACCATAGTATTCACTTCAAGGTGA
- the LOC131144711 gene encoding cyclin-dependent kinase G-2 isoform X3, with protein MAAGRHGGYRDNEFKDRESDLSRREFAFSKEEYSLRRNGNRDQERDTREKDRVRIRQKDIKEREVVNGGYRSTSSRSNSGSSGGSGGGHSSRRGFSVRAVDREPGELSSDSESDYTIDSESLVKDNNEVSKLENDTRSPLNNRKRKFSPIVWDREDKEVSHAYKSNVGMPNETLPPPLLPKAHRPSPNLIPNGVVQSSPIENSQLQISQASPVKPAVAMGSHGDGLPESPVGSSSPQQQQQQQHWGNDQEADQLEDEYYVPTTRNISASRWADESNSPADEGEISDDEQIPKRGKKILLSESSDARLNRRPLSPEIRELKRDGSDGTRAKSSDSDEGGIHGDDYPDNDFDKSDYMEIDEECDTNGNSANQSDTDCEDESNSRDTPEPVVPQRSVNMLQGCRSVDEFERLNKIDEGTYGVVYRAKDKKTGEIVALKKVKMEKEREGFPLTSLREINILLSFHNPSIVDVKEVVVGSSIDSIFMVMEYMEHDLKGLMETMKQPFSQSEVKCLMLQLLEGVKYLHDNWVLHRDLKTSNLLLNNRGELKICDFGLSRQYGSPLKPYTHLVVTLWYRAPELLLGAKQYSTAIDMWSLGCIMAELLSKQPLFNGKTEFDQLDKIFRTLGTPSETIWPGFSKLPGVKVNFVKHQLPALGDSGITYYVKSFLLPRSLDLLFSLILDLTY; from the exons ATGGCGGCAGGAAGACATGGAGGTTACCGTGATAATGAATTCAAGGACCGTGAGTCTGATTTGTCGAGGCGGGAGTTTGCTTTTTCAAAAGAGGAGTACAGCCTGCGGAGAAATGGTAATCGGGATCAGGAGCGGGATACAAGAGAAAAAGATAGGGTTAGGATTCGGCAGAAGGATATCAAAGAGAGAGAAGTTGTAAATGGTGGGTACCGATCAACTTCAAGTAGAAGTAACTCTGGCAGCAGTGGTGGAAGTGGTGGTGGGCATAGTAGTCGCCGTGGATTTTCTGTTAGAGCTGTTGATCGAGAGCCAGGTGAGTTGTCTAGCGATAGTGAGTCTGATTATACCATCGACTCTGAATCACTAGTAAAAGATAATAACGAGGTTTCAAAGTTAGAGAATGACACGCGGTCACCTTTGAATAATAGAAAGAGGAAGTTTTCACCCATTGTTTGGGATAGAGAAGATAAAGAAGTAAGCCACGCTTATAAAAGCAATGTTGGAATGCCAAATGAAACTCTTCCTCCACCTCTGCTCCCTAAGGCACATCGCCCGTCACCTAATCTCATCCCAAATGGGGTTGTACAGAGTTCTCCAATTGAAAATAGTCAACTCCAGATCTCACAAGCTTCACCAGTTAAGCCTGCAGTGGCTATGGGGTCCCATGGGGATGGTCTGCCTGAATCTCCAGTAGGTTCGTCTTCTccacaacagcagcagcagcagcagcactgGGGTAATGATCAGGAAGCTGATCAGCTAGAAGATGAGTATTATGTTCCAACCACCAGGAATATATCTGCGTCTCGTTGGGCCGATGAATCCAATTCTCCAGCTGATGAGGGTGAGATTTCAGATGATGAACAAATTCCTAAAAGGGGGAAGAAAATTCTTCTTTCTGAGTCTTCAGATGCAAGATTAAATCGCAGGCCATTGAGTCCCGAAATCAGGGAGCTTAAGAGAGATGGCTCTGATGGAACAAGGGCAAAATCATCTGATTCTGATGAAGGAGGAATTCATGGAGATGATTATCCTGATAATGATTTTGATAAGAGTGACTATATGGAGATAGATGAAGAGTGTGATACTAATGGTAATAGTGCCAACCAATCAGATACAGATTGTGAGGACGAGAGTAATTCCCGTGATACGCCAGAGCCTGTGGTCCCTCAAAGAAGTGTAAATATGCTTCAGGGATGTAGAAGTGTTGATGAGTTTGAGAGATTGAACAAAATAGATGAGGGCACCTATGGTGTTGTCTACAGAGCTAAAGATAAAAAGACGGGGGAAATTGTTGCACTTAAGAAGGTGAAGatggagaaagaaagagaaggtTTTCCTTTGACTTCTTTGAGGGAAATAAatattcttctttcttttcatAATCCATCAATTGTGGATGTGAAAGAAGTTGTAGTGGGAAGCAGCATTGATAGTATTTTCATGGTCATGGAATACATGGAGCATGATCTCAAAGGACTTATGGAGACAATGAAGCAGCCATTTAGTCAGAGTGAGGTTAAATGCTTAATGCTCCAGTTATTGGAGGGTGTCAAGTATCTTCATGATAATTGGGTGCTTCACAGAGATTTGAAAACATCAAATTTGCTTTTGAATAATCGGGGTGAGTTAAAGATTTGTGATTTTGGTTTGTCTCGTCAATATGGGAGCCCATTGAAACCATATACTCATTTGGTGGTTACTCTATGGTACAG GGCACCTGAACTACTGTTGGGAGCTAAACAATACTCAACAGCGATTGATATGTGGTCACTGGGTTGTATTATGGCTGAATTGTTATCTAAGCAACCACTGTTTAATGGGAAAACTGAATTTGATCAGCTTGACAAG ATCTTCAGAACTCTTGGTACCCCAAGTGAGACGATTTGGCCTGGGTTTTCCAAATTACCTGGAGTGAAGGTCAATTTTGTCAAGCACCA GCTTCCAGCTTTGGGTGATTCTG GTATAACCTATTACGTAAAAAGTTTCCTGCTACCTCGTTCACTGGATCTCCTGTTCTCTCTGATTCTGGATTTGACTTATTGA
- the LOC131144712 gene encoding uncharacterized protein LOC131144712 isoform X1, producing METIPLLHIEQTHEAEQGQEEGKEEGNDKEDTHLDQTLHGLESFLGLLGFNQSSVLSFALSWAAFLLIGVVLPVVALELSHCSGCEKYQIKDFELDIVLSQACLAVVSLLCLSHSLRKYGIRKFLFVDRSAGEMTQFSDEYVRKISDSIRLLILWILPCFLLKTGREVIRIFYVHHEAQWQSIAILLALVVSWTYVTAISLSASILFHLVCNLQVIHFDDYGKLLERECDVFVYMKEHIRLRHHLSKISHRFRIYLLLEFLVVTASQFVTLFQTTGYRGIITFVNGGDFAVSSIVQVVEIILCLHAATKISHRAQSIASLASRWHALVTCSSIEASQLRVSNSVGNLEAANLLTSLYKNYSESDLESLDYAAIPTTTHFTSYISSYHRRQAFALHTGRGRYEKRKAIKFSLPMGGCPAVEDTWPEQCISKSYSKHNTPHSPRTTEQFI from the exons ATGGAAACAATTCCTCTGCTTCACATAGAGCAAACCCACGAAGCagagcaaggacaagaagaaggaaaagaagagggcAACGATAAGGAAGACACTCATCTGGATCAAACCCTTCATGGGTTAGAGTCGTTCCTGGGTTTGCTTGGCTTCAACCAGTCCTCTGTGCTGAGCTTTGCCCTCTCGTGGGCTGCATTTCTGCTCATAGGCGTTGTGCTTCCAGTGGTTGCTCTGGAGCTCTCCCACTGCTCGGGATGCGAGAAGTACCAGATCAAAGACTTCGAGCTCGACATCGTGCTCTCGCAGGCGTGCCTCGCCGTTGTTTCTCTGCTCTGCCTTTCCCACAGCCTTCGCAAGTATGGGATTCGGAAGTTCCTCTTTGTGGATCGCAGCGCCGGCGAGATGACCCAGTTCTCCGACGAGTATGTTCGGAAGATTTCG GATTCTATACGCTTGCTTATATTGTGGATACTGCCATGTTTTCTTCTCAAGACTGGACGTGAGGTCATCCGCATTTTCTATGTGCATCATGAGGCACAGTGGCAGTCCATTGCCATTTTACTGGCTTTGGTTGTGTCATGGACTTACGTGACTGCAATCTCTTTATCAGCCAGCATTTTGTTTCACTTGGTCTGCAACTTGCAAGTTATCCACTTTGATGACTATGGGAAGTTGCTGGAAAGGGAATGCGATGTTTTTGTATATATGAAGGAGCACATACGTTTGCGGCATCATTTATCTAAGATCAGCCATAGGTTCCGAATTTATCTTCTTCTAGAGTTCTTGGTTGTCACGGCAAGCCAATTTGTGACTCTATTCCAGACCACTGGTTATAGGGGAATAATTACTTTTGTAAATGGCGGTGATTTTGCA GTTTCCTCAATTGTTCAAGTAGTGGAAATTATTCTTTGCTTGCATGCAGCTACAAAAATTTCTCATAGGGCCCAAAGCATTGCATCGCTTGCAAGTAGATGGCATGCTTTGGTAACATGCAGTTCAATTGAGGCATCTCAATTGAGGGTTTCAAACAGTGTGGGAAACTTGGAGGCTGCTAACCTGTTGACCTCATTGTACAAAAACTACTCAGAAAGTGACCTAGAGTCATTGGACTATGCTGCTATTCCTACAACTACACATTTCACTTCTTATATATCCTCATACCACAGGAGACAAGCGTTTG CTTTACACACAGGGAGAGGTAGATACGAGAAGAGAAAAGCAATAAAATTTTCCCTCCCTATGGGTGGTTGTCCTGCAGTAGAGGATACCTGGCCCGAACAATGCATCTCCAAATCCTATTCTAAACACAACACCCCCCACTCTCCAAGAACTACAGAACAGTTCATATGA
- the LOC131144711 gene encoding cyclin-dependent kinase G-2 isoform X1, with product MAAGRHGGYRDNEFKDRESDLSRREFAFSKEEYSLRRNGNRDQERDTREKDRVRIRQKDIKEREVVNGGYRSTSSRSNSGSSGGSGGGHSSRRGFSVRAVDREPGELSSDSESDYTIDSESLVKDNNEVSKLENDTRSPLNNRKRKFSPIVWDREDKEVSHAYKSNVGMPNETLPPPLLPKAHRPSPNLIPNGVVQSSPIENSQLQISQASPVKPAVAMGSHGDGLPESPVGSSSPQQQQQQQHWGNDQEADQLEDEYYVPTTRNISASRWADESNSPADEGEISDDEQIPKRGKKILLSESSDARLNRRPLSPEIRELKRDGSDGTRAKSSDSDEGGIHGDDYPDNDFDKSDYMEIDEECDTNGNSANQSDTDCEDESNSRDTPEPVVPQRSVNMLQGCRSVDEFERLNKIDEGTYGVVYRAKDKKTGEIVALKKVKMEKEREGFPLTSLREINILLSFHNPSIVDVKEVVVGSSIDSIFMVMEYMEHDLKGLMETMKQPFSQSEVKCLMLQLLEGVKYLHDNWVLHRDLKTSNLLLNNRGELKICDFGLSRQYGSPLKPYTHLVVTLWYRAPELLLGAKQYSTAIDMWSLGCIMAELLSKQPLFNGKTEFDQLDKIFRTLGTPSETIWPGFSKLPGVKVNFVKHQYNLLRKKFPATSFTGSPVLSDSGFDLLNKLLTYDPEKRITAEAALNHEWFREVPLPKSKDFMPTFPAQHAQDRYVDPFFSPGPKFVSDSLGSFLSEVGVPLTGVCGE from the exons ATGGCGGCAGGAAGACATGGAGGTTACCGTGATAATGAATTCAAGGACCGTGAGTCTGATTTGTCGAGGCGGGAGTTTGCTTTTTCAAAAGAGGAGTACAGCCTGCGGAGAAATGGTAATCGGGATCAGGAGCGGGATACAAGAGAAAAAGATAGGGTTAGGATTCGGCAGAAGGATATCAAAGAGAGAGAAGTTGTAAATGGTGGGTACCGATCAACTTCAAGTAGAAGTAACTCTGGCAGCAGTGGTGGAAGTGGTGGTGGGCATAGTAGTCGCCGTGGATTTTCTGTTAGAGCTGTTGATCGAGAGCCAGGTGAGTTGTCTAGCGATAGTGAGTCTGATTATACCATCGACTCTGAATCACTAGTAAAAGATAATAACGAGGTTTCAAAGTTAGAGAATGACACGCGGTCACCTTTGAATAATAGAAAGAGGAAGTTTTCACCCATTGTTTGGGATAGAGAAGATAAAGAAGTAAGCCACGCTTATAAAAGCAATGTTGGAATGCCAAATGAAACTCTTCCTCCACCTCTGCTCCCTAAGGCACATCGCCCGTCACCTAATCTCATCCCAAATGGGGTTGTACAGAGTTCTCCAATTGAAAATAGTCAACTCCAGATCTCACAAGCTTCACCAGTTAAGCCTGCAGTGGCTATGGGGTCCCATGGGGATGGTCTGCCTGAATCTCCAGTAGGTTCGTCTTCTccacaacagcagcagcagcagcagcactgGGGTAATGATCAGGAAGCTGATCAGCTAGAAGATGAGTATTATGTTCCAACCACCAGGAATATATCTGCGTCTCGTTGGGCCGATGAATCCAATTCTCCAGCTGATGAGGGTGAGATTTCAGATGATGAACAAATTCCTAAAAGGGGGAAGAAAATTCTTCTTTCTGAGTCTTCAGATGCAAGATTAAATCGCAGGCCATTGAGTCCCGAAATCAGGGAGCTTAAGAGAGATGGCTCTGATGGAACAAGGGCAAAATCATCTGATTCTGATGAAGGAGGAATTCATGGAGATGATTATCCTGATAATGATTTTGATAAGAGTGACTATATGGAGATAGATGAAGAGTGTGATACTAATGGTAATAGTGCCAACCAATCAGATACAGATTGTGAGGACGAGAGTAATTCCCGTGATACGCCAGAGCCTGTGGTCCCTCAAAGAAGTGTAAATATGCTTCAGGGATGTAGAAGTGTTGATGAGTTTGAGAGATTGAACAAAATAGATGAGGGCACCTATGGTGTTGTCTACAGAGCTAAAGATAAAAAGACGGGGGAAATTGTTGCACTTAAGAAGGTGAAGatggagaaagaaagagaaggtTTTCCTTTGACTTCTTTGAGGGAAATAAatattcttctttcttttcatAATCCATCAATTGTGGATGTGAAAGAAGTTGTAGTGGGAAGCAGCATTGATAGTATTTTCATGGTCATGGAATACATGGAGCATGATCTCAAAGGACTTATGGAGACAATGAAGCAGCCATTTAGTCAGAGTGAGGTTAAATGCTTAATGCTCCAGTTATTGGAGGGTGTCAAGTATCTTCATGATAATTGGGTGCTTCACAGAGATTTGAAAACATCAAATTTGCTTTTGAATAATCGGGGTGAGTTAAAGATTTGTGATTTTGGTTTGTCTCGTCAATATGGGAGCCCATTGAAACCATATACTCATTTGGTGGTTACTCTATGGTACAG GGCACCTGAACTACTGTTGGGAGCTAAACAATACTCAACAGCGATTGATATGTGGTCACTGGGTTGTATTATGGCTGAATTGTTATCTAAGCAACCACTGTTTAATGGGAAAACTGAATTTGATCAGCTTGACAAG ATCTTCAGAACTCTTGGTACCCCAAGTGAGACGATTTGGCCTGGGTTTTCCAAATTACCTGGAGTGAAGGTCAATTTTGTCAAGCACCA GTATAACCTATTACGTAAAAAGTTTCCTGCTACCTCGTTCACTGGATCTCCTGTTCTCTCTGATTCTGGATTTGACTTATTGAACAAACTTCTAACTTACGACCCTGAGAAG CGGATAACTGCCGAAGCTGCTCTTAACCATGAGTGGTTCCGTGAAGTACCTCTTCCCAAGTCTAAAGATTTTATGCCTACTTTTCCTGCTCAGCATGCTCAAGACCGGTATGTTGATCCCTTTTTTTCCCCTGGTCCAAAATTTGTCTCAGATTCTTTGGGTTCATTTTTATCCGAAGTTGGGGTTCCATTGACAGGCGTATGCGGAGAATAA